The following proteins come from a genomic window of Paramisgurnus dabryanus chromosome 19, PD_genome_1.1, whole genome shotgun sequence:
- the jupb gene encoding junction plakoglobin isoform X2 encodes MSLQMNEPEGAVKVEQWRQTFYASDSGIQSGATTIRDEEELECSSRKFTVTSTTVENATDIEAQYSLTRAQRVRAAMFPETLVEGETALTTQSNPDQPTNVQRLAEPSQLLKTAIVHLINYQDDAELATRAVPELTKLLADEDQVVVNKAALIVNQLTRKEASRRVLIQSPQMIAAVVRAMQSTGDLETARCAASVLHSLSHQREGLLAIFKSGGIPALVRMLSSPMESVLFYAITTLHNLLLHQEGAKMAVRLADGLQRMVPLLKKTNPKFLAITTDCLQLLSYGNQESKLIILANGGPESLVFIMRNYNYEKLLWTTSRVLKVLSVCPSNKPAIVEAGGMQALGQHLTGSSQRLTQNCLWTLRNLSDAATKQEGLDGLLQILVNQLGSDDVNMLTCATGILSNLTCNNARNKALVAQSGGVEALIHAVLRAGEKEDVAEPAVCALRHLTSRHPDAELAQNAVRLHYGIPAITKLLGQPHYWPVVKATVGLIRNLALCPSNQAPLRESGTIPRLINLLLKAHQETQRHGSGAQQTYQDGVRMEEIVEGCTGALHILARDPINRGEIASMQTIPLFVQLLYSYVENIKRVSAGVLCELALDKQSAEMIDAEGASAPLMELLHSPNEGIATYAAAVLFRISEDKSSDYRKRVSVELTHSLFKHDPAAWEMAHAAMPLDPGYIPDELDPVYHPYGYSDLPLDGLPLDPDLHEQYMPEMTYDPRQVI; translated from the exons ATGTCACTGCAAA TGAATGAGCCGGAGGGAGCCGTGAAGGTAGAACAGTGGCGGCAGACGTTTTATGCCTCTGACTCGGGGATACAGTCGGGAGCCACCACCATCCGCGATGAGGAAGAATTGGAATGCAGTAGCAGAAAGTTCACAGTCACATCCACCACTGTGGAGAACGCCACAG ATATCGAAGCCCAATACAGTCTGACTCGGGCTCAGAGAGTACGTGCTGCTATGTTCCCTGAGACTCTTGTGGAGGGAGAGACGGCCCTCACCACGCAGAGCAACCCAGACCAGCCCACCAATGTCCAGAGACTGGCCGAACCCTCACAGCTCCTAAAAACAGCCATCGTCCATCTCATAAACTATCAAGATGATGCTGAGCTGGCCACACGGGCTGTACCAGAACTCACCAAACTGCTGGCCGATGAGGACCAG GTGGTGGTAAACAAGGCTGCCCTCATTGTAAACCAGCTGACGAGGAAGGAAGCGTCTCGTCGCGTTCTCATCCAGTCTCCACAGATGATCGCTGCTGTGGTGAGAGCCATGCAGAGCACCGGAGATCTGGAAACGGCTCGGTGCGCCGCCAGTGTTCTGCACAGCCTCTCCCATCAGCGCGAGGGCCTGCTGGCCATCTTCAAATCCGGCGGCATTCCCGCGCTAGTGCGCATGCTCAg TTCACCCATGGAGTCAGTGCTGTTTTATGCCATTACCACATTACACAACCTGTTACTGCACCAGGAAGGAGCCAAGATGGCCGTTCGTCTGGCCGATGGTCTTCAGAGGATGGTGCCACTGCTGAAGAAGACCAACCCCAAATTCTTGGCCATCACCACAGACTGCTTGCAGCTGCTTTCTTATGGCAACCAGGAGAGCAAG TTGATCATCCTGGCAAACGGTGGGCCGGAAAGTTTGGTGTTCATTATGAGAAACTACAACTATGAAAAGCTTTTGTGGACCACCAGTAGAGTTTTGAAGGTTCTCTCTGTTTGTCCGAGCAACAAACCGGCTATTGTTGAAGCTG GAGGTATGCAGGCCCTCGGCCAACATCTCACAGGATCAAGTCAGCGGCTGACGCAGAACTGCCTGTGGACTCTACGTAATCTTTCTGACGCTGCAACCAAACAG GAAGGTCTCGATGGTCTTCTGCAAATCTTAGTGAATCAGCTCGGCTCGGATGATGTGAACATGTTGACCTGTGCTACGGGCATCCTGTCAAACCTCACCTGCAACAACGCACGCAACAAGGCCCTGGTCGCTCAGAGCGGTGGCGTCGAGGCTCTGATCCACGCTGTGCTTCGGGCAGGAGAGAAAGAAGACGTGGCCGAGCCCGCCGTCTGCGCCCTGCGTCATCTCACGAGCCGTCACCCCGACGCGGAGCTGGCACAGAATGCAGTGCGGCTGCATTACGGCATCCCCGCTATCACTAAACTACTGGGCCAGCCGCACTACTGGCCTGTGGTGAAG GCCACAGTGGGTTTGATTCGCAACTTAGCTCTCTGTCCATCCAATCAGGCACCTTTAAGGGAATCTGGGACAATCCCACGATTGATCAACCTTCTACTAAAAGCCCATCAAGAAACTCAAAGACACGGCTCAGGTGCACAGCAGACCTATCAG GATGGCGTGCGTATGGAGGAGATTGTTGAAGGTTGTACAGGAGCTTTGCACATACTGGCCAGAGATCCAATCAACCGAGGGGAAATTGCCAGCATGCAGACTATTCCTCTGTTTGTACAA CTTCTCTACTCATACGTGGAGAACATAAAGCGTGTATCCGCTGGTGTTTTGTGTGAACTTGCTCTGGATAAGCAGTCGGCTGAGATGATTGATGCCGAGGGCGCCTCCGCTCCTCTGATGGAGCTTCTGCATTCTCCCAATGAGGGGATCG CCACCTACGCCGCAGCTGTACTCTTTCGTATCTCTGAAGACAAGAGTTCAGACTACAGAAAGCGAGTGTCAGTAGAGCTCACACACTCCCTCTTCAAACACGACCCTGCGGCTTGGGAAATG
- the jupb gene encoding junction plakoglobin isoform X1 — MSLQMNEPEGAVKVEQWRQTFYASDSGIQSGATTIRDEEELECSSRKFTVTSTTVENATDIEAQYSLTRAQRVRAAMFPETLVEGETALTTQSNPDQPTNVQRLAEPSQLLKTAIVHLINYQDDAELATRAVPELTKLLADEDQVVVNKAALIVNQLTRKEASRRVLIQSPQMIAAVVRAMQSTGDLETARCAASVLHSLSHQREGLLAIFKSGGIPALVRMLSSPMESVLFYAITTLHNLLLHQEGAKMAVRLADGLQRMVPLLKKTNPKFLAITTDCLQLLSYGNQESKLIILANGGPESLVFIMRNYNYEKLLWTTSRVLKVLSVCPSNKPAIVEAGGMQALGQHLTGSSQRLTQNCLWTLRNLSDAATKQEGLDGLLQILVNQLGSDDVNMLTCATGILSNLTCNNARNKALVAQSGGVEALIHAVLRAGEKEDVAEPAVCALRHLTSRHPDAELAQNAVRLHYGIPAITKLLGQPHYWPVVKATVGLIRNLALCPSNQAPLRESGTIPRLINLLLKAHQETQRHGSGAQQTYQDGVRMEEIVEGCTGALHILARDPINRGEIASMQTIPLFVQLLYSYVENIKRVSAGVLCELALDKQSAEMIDAEGASAPLMELLHSPNEGIATYAAAVLFRISEDKSSDYRKRVSVELTHSLFKHDPAAWEMAHAAMPLDPGYIPDELDPVYHPYGYSDLPLDGLPLDPDLHEQYMPEMTYDPRQVYPNPL, encoded by the exons ATGTCACTGCAAA TGAATGAGCCGGAGGGAGCCGTGAAGGTAGAACAGTGGCGGCAGACGTTTTATGCCTCTGACTCGGGGATACAGTCGGGAGCCACCACCATCCGCGATGAGGAAGAATTGGAATGCAGTAGCAGAAAGTTCACAGTCACATCCACCACTGTGGAGAACGCCACAG ATATCGAAGCCCAATACAGTCTGACTCGGGCTCAGAGAGTACGTGCTGCTATGTTCCCTGAGACTCTTGTGGAGGGAGAGACGGCCCTCACCACGCAGAGCAACCCAGACCAGCCCACCAATGTCCAGAGACTGGCCGAACCCTCACAGCTCCTAAAAACAGCCATCGTCCATCTCATAAACTATCAAGATGATGCTGAGCTGGCCACACGGGCTGTACCAGAACTCACCAAACTGCTGGCCGATGAGGACCAG GTGGTGGTAAACAAGGCTGCCCTCATTGTAAACCAGCTGACGAGGAAGGAAGCGTCTCGTCGCGTTCTCATCCAGTCTCCACAGATGATCGCTGCTGTGGTGAGAGCCATGCAGAGCACCGGAGATCTGGAAACGGCTCGGTGCGCCGCCAGTGTTCTGCACAGCCTCTCCCATCAGCGCGAGGGCCTGCTGGCCATCTTCAAATCCGGCGGCATTCCCGCGCTAGTGCGCATGCTCAg TTCACCCATGGAGTCAGTGCTGTTTTATGCCATTACCACATTACACAACCTGTTACTGCACCAGGAAGGAGCCAAGATGGCCGTTCGTCTGGCCGATGGTCTTCAGAGGATGGTGCCACTGCTGAAGAAGACCAACCCCAAATTCTTGGCCATCACCACAGACTGCTTGCAGCTGCTTTCTTATGGCAACCAGGAGAGCAAG TTGATCATCCTGGCAAACGGTGGGCCGGAAAGTTTGGTGTTCATTATGAGAAACTACAACTATGAAAAGCTTTTGTGGACCACCAGTAGAGTTTTGAAGGTTCTCTCTGTTTGTCCGAGCAACAAACCGGCTATTGTTGAAGCTG GAGGTATGCAGGCCCTCGGCCAACATCTCACAGGATCAAGTCAGCGGCTGACGCAGAACTGCCTGTGGACTCTACGTAATCTTTCTGACGCTGCAACCAAACAG GAAGGTCTCGATGGTCTTCTGCAAATCTTAGTGAATCAGCTCGGCTCGGATGATGTGAACATGTTGACCTGTGCTACGGGCATCCTGTCAAACCTCACCTGCAACAACGCACGCAACAAGGCCCTGGTCGCTCAGAGCGGTGGCGTCGAGGCTCTGATCCACGCTGTGCTTCGGGCAGGAGAGAAAGAAGACGTGGCCGAGCCCGCCGTCTGCGCCCTGCGTCATCTCACGAGCCGTCACCCCGACGCGGAGCTGGCACAGAATGCAGTGCGGCTGCATTACGGCATCCCCGCTATCACTAAACTACTGGGCCAGCCGCACTACTGGCCTGTGGTGAAG GCCACAGTGGGTTTGATTCGCAACTTAGCTCTCTGTCCATCCAATCAGGCACCTTTAAGGGAATCTGGGACAATCCCACGATTGATCAACCTTCTACTAAAAGCCCATCAAGAAACTCAAAGACACGGCTCAGGTGCACAGCAGACCTATCAG GATGGCGTGCGTATGGAGGAGATTGTTGAAGGTTGTACAGGAGCTTTGCACATACTGGCCAGAGATCCAATCAACCGAGGGGAAATTGCCAGCATGCAGACTATTCCTCTGTTTGTACAA CTTCTCTACTCATACGTGGAGAACATAAAGCGTGTATCCGCTGGTGTTTTGTGTGAACTTGCTCTGGATAAGCAGTCGGCTGAGATGATTGATGCCGAGGGCGCCTCCGCTCCTCTGATGGAGCTTCTGCATTCTCCCAATGAGGGGATCG CCACCTACGCCGCAGCTGTACTCTTTCGTATCTCTGAAGACAAGAGTTCAGACTACAGAAAGCGAGTGTCAGTAGAGCTCACACACTCCCTCTTCAAACACGACCCTGCGGCTTGGGAAATG